AAAAAAATTAACACCGACTGCGATAAAACCGACGGCTTCGTCATTACTCACGGTACCGACACGATGGAAGAAACCGCTTACTTCCTCGACCTGACGGTGAAATGCGACAAACCGGTGGTGATGGTCGGCGCAATGCGCCCGTCCACGTCCATGAGCGCAGACGGTCCATTCAACCTGTATAACGCGGTAGTGACCGCAGCTGATAAAGCCTCCGCTAATCGTGGCGTGCTGGTGGTGATGAACGACACCGTACTGGACGGTCGCGATGTCACCAAAACCAACACCACCGACGTAGCGACCTTCAAGTCTGTTAACTACGGTCCTCTGGGTTACATTCACAACGGTAAGATTGACTACCAACGTACCCCGGCACGTAAGCATACCAGCGACACGCCGTTCGATGTCTCTAAGCTGAATGAACTGCCGAAAGTCGGCATCGTTTATAACTACGCTAACGCATCCGATCTTCCGGCTAAAGCACTGGTAGATGCGGGCTATGATGGCATCGTCAGCGCTGGTGTGGGTAACGGTAACCTGTATAAATCCGTGTTCGACACTCTGGCGACCGCCGCGAAAAACGGCACTGCAGTAGTGCGTTCTTCCCGCGTACCGACGGGCGCTACCACTCAGGATGCCGAAGTGGATGATGCGAAATATGGCTTCGTGGCCTCTGGCACGCTGAACCCGCAAAAAGCGCGCGTTCTGCTGCAACTGGCTCTGACGCAAACCAAAGATCCGCAGCAGATCCAGCAGCTCTTCAATCAGTACTAATCACCTCGCCCCGGTATCGTGCCGGGGCTTTTCACTTCAGACTCACGTCCATTGCCAATTTTTATCACCCTAATGATAATCACCGGAATAAATTATTCCGCGCGAGGGTTTTCGGGTGAAAATGCAATGGATTGTAGGCACGGCGCTGCTTATGTTGATGACTGGTAATGCCTGGGCAGATGGCGAACCGCCAACTGAAAATATCTTAAAAGATCAATTCAAAAAGCAGTATCACGGCATTCTCAAGCTTGATGCCATCAGCTTAAAAAATCTTGATGCTAAGGGTAATCAGGCCACCTGGTCAGCGGAAGGCGATGTCTCTTCCAGTGACGATCTCTATACCTGGGTCGGTCAGTTGGCAGATTACGAACTGCTCGAACAGACCTGGACGAAAGATAAACCGGTAAAATTCTCGGCGATGTTAACCAGTAAAGGAACGCCCGCGTCTGGCTGGTCGGTGAACTTTTACTCTTTTCAGGCGGCAGCCAGCGATCGTGGGCGGGTGGTCGACGATATCAAAACGAATAATAAATATCTGATCGTGAATAGCGAAGATTTCAATTATCGCTTTAGTCAGCTTGAATCAGCGTTGAATACCCAGAAGAACTCGATTCCTGCGCTGGAAAAGGAAGTGAAAGCGCTTGATAAGCAAATGGTGGCGGCGCAGAAAGCAGCGGATGCATATTGGGGAAAAGATGCAAACGGTAAGCAAATGACCCGCGAAGACGCATTTAAAAAAATTCACCAACAGCGTGATGAGTTTAATAAACAGAACGATAGCGAGGCGTTCGCGGTTAAATATGACAAAGAGGTTTATCAACCGGCGATTGCGGCATGTCATAAACAGAGTGCAGAGTGTTATGAAGTGCCGATTCAGCAGAAGCGAGATTTCGATATCAACGAACAACGGCGACAGACTTTTCTGCAATCACAAAAACTTAGCCGTAAATTGCAGGATGACTGGATAACGCTCGAAAAAGGGCAATATCCGTTAACGATGAAAGTTTCAGAAATAAACAGTAAAAAAGTCGCGATTTTGATGAAAATTGACGATATCAACCAGGCTAATGAACGCTGGAAAAAAGATACCGAACAATTGCGGCGCAATGGGGTGATTAAGTAATTTTTGCGATGACGCAAGAGTTGTAGCCGGATGTTGCGTACACGCCGCATCCGGCAATACAAATTTACTCAGCCAGAAAAAGCTCCAGCAGCGAATTTAAAAACAACTTCCCATGTTCCGTTATCTGCCAGTAATCCGCACATTCTGTGAGATAACCCTGAGCAATAGCCTCGTCTAACTGAGGGCGAATAACCTCTTCTGAAAGGCCAGTATACTGGCTAAACTCCACGCGCGGCGCGGCTTCCAGCAGACGGAAGCGATTCATAAAGAACTCAAACGGCTTATCTGCGGCTTCGACATCACGCTGGCTTTCCAGATACCGCCCCTGCATAAAACCACGCGGATGACGCGTTTTGGTGGTACGCAGAATGCGCCCATCCGGGAAGGTGACTTTGCCGTGCGCGCCGCAGCCAATACCGATGTAGTCACCAAATCGCCAGTAGTTGAGATTGTGCTGGCACTGATAACCTGGTTTGGCGTAAGCGGATGTTTCATATTGCTGATAACCCGCAGCCGTTAATAACTGATGCCCTTGCTCGAAGATATCCCACAATGCATCGTCGTCCGGCAGTACAGGAGGGCGTGAGCCAAACAACGTATTAGGTTCGATGGTCAGTTGATACCAGGAAAGGTGCGGCGGATTCAGTTCAATGGCCTGGCGTAGATCGCCAAGCGCCTCTTCCAGTGATTGATCAGGCAACCCATGCATCAAATCGAGGTTAAAACTACGCAGCCCCAGCCCGCTTGCCAGATTTGCCGCCCGTTTCGCTTCTTGCGGGCCATGAATACGTCCAAGTCGTTTTAGCTTTTCTTCGCTAAAACTCTGCACACCAATAGAGATGCGGTTTACACCAGCACGCTGATAATCAACAAAGCGATCGGCTTCTACCGTGCCTGGGTTCGCTTCCATGGTGATTTCTGCATCCGCTGCCAGCGGCAAACGCGCACGCACGCCGTCCAGCAGCGTTTGCATCGCCGGGCCAGAAAGCAGGCTCGGCGTACCGCCGCCAATAAAGATTGTCTGCACTTCACGGCCCTGAGCGTAAGCCACATCGTTGTCCAGATCGTTAAGCAGATGCTGAACATAATCGTCGTGCGGCACTTCTCCTTTCAACGCGTGAGAGTTGAAATCGCAGTACGGGCATTTCTGCACGCACCACGGGATGTGAATGTAGAGACTCAGCGGCGGTAATTTAACCATTTCGTAAAGCGTCCAACAGCAGTTTCAATGCCTGACCACGGTGGGAAATGGCGCTCTTTTCTTCGCGGGTCAGTTCGGCAGCAGTTTTACCTTCGGAAGGCACGAAGAAGATTGGATCATAACCAAAGCCGCCAGTACCCGCCGGTTCACGAGTAATCACGCCAGACCAGCTACCGTGGCACACCAGCGGAGTCGGATCTTCCGCGTGGCGCAGATATACCAGCACGCAGTGGAAACGCGCCTGACGTTGGTCGTCCGGTACGTCTTTCATTGTTTCCAGCAGTTTTTGCAGATTCTTTTGATCGGTCGCGTCTTCACCGGAATAACGTGCGGAGTAAATCCCAGGCGCGCCGCCAAGCACATCTACCGCCAGACCAGAGTCGTCGGCAATTGCTGGTAAACCGGTCACTTTTGCCGCGTGTCGTGCTTTCAGAATCGCGTTTTCGATAAAGGTCAGGCCGGTTTCTTCGGCAGAATCTACGCCGAGGTCTGTTTGGGCCACGATATCAAGACCGAAGTCGCTAAGCAGCGACGCCAGCTCACGCACTTTACCGGCATTGCCGGTTGCGAGGACAACTTTTTGCATAGGATACCTAATTAATTAACGCCGCGATTTCTGGCGGGATTTGTTGCGGATTAATGATTTTAATTTGTTTGTGGCGGCCAAGTTCGCCTTTTTCAATCACCACCTGGCTTTTGGCTACCCGGAATTGCTTGCCGAGAAACTTCACCAGATGGCTGTTGGCCTGGCCGTCAACTGGCGGCGCGGTAATGGCGACTTTTACTTCGTCGCCATGTAAACCGACAATAGAATCACGGCTGGCTTTCGGCTGAATATAAAGCCGTAAAACCAGACCGTCATCATTAACTGTTACGGCACTCATAACGCCATCCACAGCCC
The nucleotide sequence above comes from Escherichia coli. Encoded proteins:
- the hemW gene encoding radical SAM family heme chaperone HemW, yielding MVKLPPLSLYIHIPWCVQKCPYCDFNSHALKGEVPHDDYVQHLLNDLDNDVAYAQGREVQTIFIGGGTPSLLSGPAMQTLLDGVRARLPLAADAEITMEANPGTVEADRFVDYQRAGVNRISIGVQSFSEEKLKRLGRIHGPQEAKRAANLASGLGLRSFNLDLMHGLPDQSLEEALGDLRQAIELNPPHLSWYQLTIEPNTLFGSRPPVLPDDDALWDIFEQGHQLLTAAGYQQYETSAYAKPGYQCQHNLNYWRFGDYIGIGCGAHGKVTFPDGRILRTTKTRHPRGFMQGRYLESQRDVEAADKPFEFFMNRFRLLEAAPRVEFSQYTGLSEEVIRPQLDEAIAQGYLTECADYWQITEHGKLFLNSLLELFLAE
- the rdgB gene encoding XTP/dITP diphosphatase, which translates into the protein MQKVVLATGNAGKVRELASLLSDFGLDIVAQTDLGVDSAEETGLTFIENAILKARHAAKVTGLPAIADDSGLAVDVLGGAPGIYSARYSGEDATDQKNLQKLLETMKDVPDDQRQARFHCVLVYLRHAEDPTPLVCHGSWSGVITREPAGTGGFGYDPIFFVPSEGKTAAELTREEKSAISHRGQALKLLLDALRNG
- the ansB gene encoding L-asparaginase 2, whose translation is MEFFKKTALAALVMGFSGAALALPNITILATGGTIAGGGDSATKSNYTAGKVGVENLVNAVPQLKDIANVKGEQVVNIGSQDMNDNVWLTLAKKINTDCDKTDGFVITHGTDTMEETAYFLDLTVKCDKPVVMVGAMRPSTSMSADGPFNLYNAVVTAADKASANRGVLVVMNDTVLDGRDVTKTNTTDVATFKSVNYGPLGYIHNGKIDYQRTPARKHTSDTPFDVSKLNELPKVGIVYNYANASDLPAKALVDAGYDGIVSAGVGNGNLYKSVFDTLATAAKNGTAVVRSSRVPTGATTQDAEVDDAKYGFVASGTLNPQKARVLLQLALTQTKDPQQIQQLFNQY
- the yggM gene encoding DUF1202 family protein gives rise to the protein MKMQWIVGTALLMLMTGNAWADGEPPTENILKDQFKKQYHGILKLDAISLKNLDAKGNQATWSAEGDVSSSDDLYTWVGQLADYELLEQTWTKDKPVKFSAMLTSKGTPASGWSVNFYSFQAAASDRGRVVDDIKTNNKYLIVNSEDFNYRFSQLESALNTQKNSIPALEKEVKALDKQMVAAQKAADAYWGKDANGKQMTREDAFKKIHQQRDEFNKQNDSEAFAVKYDKEVYQPAIAACHKQSAECYEVPIQQKRDFDINEQRRQTFLQSQKLSRKLQDDWITLEKGQYPLTMKVSEINSKKVAILMKIDDINQANERWKKDTEQLRRNGVIK
- the yggU gene encoding DUF167 family protein YggU produces the protein MSAVTVNDDGLVLRLYIQPKASRDSIVGLHGDEVKVAITAPPVDGQANSHLVKFLGKQFRVAKSQVVIEKGELGRHKQIKIINPQQIPPEIAALIN